The genomic segment CGCCGCAGCGGCGAGTTTCCGGCCGAGCCCGAGCCGCTAGCCGTCGCGGTCTTCGACAGTCACACCCACCTCGACCTGACGATCCAGGAGGCGGGTGGGCCCGGTGGTGCGGCCACCGACTCGATCGAGGCACTGCTGACCGCCGCGGCCAAGGCCGGCGTCGACCGGATCGTCCAGGTCGGGGTGGACGAGGCCTCCTCCCGCTGGGGGGCCGAGCTGGCCGCGCGTCACCCGTCGGTGCTGGCCGCCGTGGCGCTGCACCCGAACGAGGCGCCGCGGCTGTCCGATCTGGACTCCGCGCTGCGGGCGATCGAGGCGCTGGCGGCCGAGCCCCGCGTGCGCGGCGTAGGGGAGACCGGCCTCGACACCTTCCGTACGGGCGAGGAGGGCCGCGCGGCGCAGGAGGCGAGTTTCCGGGCGCACATTGCCATCGCCAAGCGCCACGGCAAGGCCCTGATCATTCACGACCGCGACGCCCACGATGACGTCCTGCGGGTGCTCGACTCCGAGGGCGCACCGGAGACGGTCGTGATGCACTGTTTCTCGGGCGACGCCGGCTTCGCGGCCGAGTGCGTACGGCGGGGCTTCTACCTCAGTTTCGCCGGGACGGTGACCTTCGCCAGCGCCGGCAACCTGCGCGAGGCGGCCGCCCTGACCCCGCTCGAGCAGATCATGGTCGAGACGGACGCGCCCTACCTGACCCCCGTCCCGTACCGGGGCCGGCCGAACGCGTCCTACCTGATCCCGCTGACCGTGCGCTCCCTGGCCGCGACCAGGGGTGACGACGTCGACGAGCTGTGCGCCGCGATCTCGGCCAACGGCGAGCGAGTCTTCGGCCCGTGGCGTTAGGCGTTCATCGCCCCGGCTAGGCTCGCAGGTCATGGCTGACGCACTTCTCGGCCCGGCGGAGATCCGGGAGCTGGCGGCCCGGCTCGGCGTGGCCCCCACGAAGAAGCTCGGCCAGAATTTCCTGCACGACCCGAACACGATCCGCCGCATCGTGACCGCGGCCGGTCTCGTGCCCGCCGACGTCGCGCTCGAGGTGGGCCCCGGGCTCGGTTCGCTGACACTGGGCCTGGTCGGGGCGGTGCGGCACGTGCACGCCGTCGAGATCGACCCCCGGCTGGCCGCGGCGCTGCCCGAGACGGTCACGGCCGCGCACCTGACCGTGCACAACGCCGATGCCCTGCACGTGCGCGGCGCCGATTTCGACCCCGCGCCCACGATGCTGGTGGCCAACCTGCCCTACAACGTGGCCGTGCCCGTCGTGCTGCACCTGCTGGCCGAGCTGCCCACGCTGCGCGGCGGCCTGGTCATGGTGCAGAAGGAGGTGGCCGACCGGCTCGTCGCGGGGCCCGGTTCCAAGGTCTACGGGGTGCCGTCGGTCAAGCTGGCCTGGTACGCGGAGGCCCGCGCGGCCGGCAAGGTCCCGCCCGCGGTCTTCTGGCCGGTGCCCAATGTGGACTCGGGCCTGGTCGCGTTCACCCGGCGCACCCCTCCGGGTGACATCGAGCGGGCGGCGGTCTTCGCGGTCGTCGACGCGGCGTTCGCGCAGCGCCGCAAGACCCTGCGGGCGGCCCTGGCGGGCTGGGCGGGCGGCGCCGCCCGGGCCGAGGAGCTGCTGGTGGCGGCCGGGATCAGCCCGCAGGCCCGAGGCGAGTCGCTGACCGTCGACGAGTTCGTGGCGATCGCGGCCGCGGCCAAACTGTCGCCCCGCGGCGGTAAGCTCAGCCCGTCCGAGAGGCAGCCCGAGGAGGTGGACTTATGACCGCGCAGCCGGCAGGCCCTGCCGTGTGGTCGCCTGACCCGATCAGGCAACGCCGGGCCGACCATCTTCTCGAGGATGTCCTTTCCCTCCCTGACGACGCCCCCCGCGTCGAGCTCCGCGACGGAGTCATGATCGTGGTCCCCTCACCGACGCTCGGCCACCAAAACATCGGAAATCTCCTGTGGCTGTGGTTCCGGCAGAACGCGCCGAAGGAATTCGTCGCAGGCACGGCAGTTGGTGTTGCCGTGACCTTGCAGGACAGCTTGGAGCCGGACGTACTGCTTCTTCACCAGCCCGTCAACATGAGCAACCACTTCTTTCTGCCCGCGCAGGTCGCCATCGCCGTCGAGATCGTCTCGCCCGGCACGAAGCGCCGGGACCGGTTCGACAAACCCTCCGAGTACGCGGCGTTAGGCATTCCACACTTCTGGCGAATCGAACAGGGTCCGATCCACGTACATGCATATGATCTGGCCAACGGCAGGTACGAGCCCGCCGGTGATTCGGACACCGAGCTGTCACTGAACGCACCGTTCGAGATCAAGCTGCCGATTCGGGACATCACTCCGTGACCGAGGCCTGGGGACCGGACGACGACGAGCCGCGCCGGTACAACGGGCCCGTGCGGGTGCGCGTGCCGGCCAAGATCAATCTGCATCTCGGGGTCGGGCCGCTGCGCGACGACGGATTTCACGAGCTGAACACCGTCTATCACGCGATCAGCCTGTTCGACGAAATCACCGCCCGGCCGGGTGACACGCTCACCCTGACCATGGAGGGCGAGGGCACGGGCACGCTCGCGCTCGACGAGACCAACCTGATCATCCGGGCCGTCCGGGCGCTCGCGGCCCGCGCCCGCGTGCCGGCCTACGCCCGGCTGCACCTGCGCAAGTCGATCCCGCTGGCCGGTGGGCTGGCCGGGGGCAGTGCCGACGCCGCGGCCACCCTGCTCGCCTGCGACCTGCTGTGGGGCACCGGCCTCACCCGGGAGGAGCTGGCCGAGGTGGGCGCCACGCTCGGCTCCGACGTGCCGTTCCTGCTGCACGGGGGCACGGCCCTGGGCACGGGCCACGGCGAGGCGATCAGCCCGATCCTGGCCCGGCCGACCACGTGGCACTGGGTGGTCGCGCTGGCCGACGGCGGCCTGTCCACCCCCGAGGTCTATCGCAAGCTCGACGACCTGCGCGCCGGTTCCTGGCCGCCCAAGGCGCTGGGCGACGCCGACGAGCTGATGGCCGCGCTGCGCCAGCGGGACCCCGAGGTGCTGGGCGCTGCCCTCGGCAACGACCTGCAGGCCGCGGCCCTCGCGCTGCGGCCCGAGCTGGCCGACGTGCTCAAATGCGGCAACGAGGCCGGCGCGGTGGCCGGTCTGGTCTCCGGCTCCGGCCCGACCTGTGTGTTCCTGGCCACTGGGGCGGCGCACGCGGCCCAGGTCGCGGCCGGGCTCAACGCGGCCGGGGTGTGCCGCGAGGCGGTCACCGCCCGGGGCCCCATGCCGGGCGCGCGGGTAACGTAGAGCCATCGTGGCGAACATCATCAACCTGGACCGGGTCAACAAGGGCTACGGCGCCGCCGGCCAGCTTCTCACCGACGTCTCTCTCGGGCTCGACGACGACGCCCGCATCGGCATCGTCGGCCTCAACGGCGCCGGCAAGTCGACCCTGCTGCGGCTGCTGGCCAAGAGCGAGGAGCCCGACTCCGGCCGCGTCACCCACCGTCGTGACCTGCGGGTCGCCACCCTGCCCCAGACGCTCGACCTGGCCGGCGAGCTGACCGTGCGCGACGTCGTGCTGGGCACGGCCTGGCTGGCCCAGGGCATGGGGGCCGAGCACGAGTGGGCCGGCGACGCCGGGGTCCGCGCCATCCTCGACGGTCTGGGCATGCCCCACCTGGGCCTCGACACCCCGGTCGGGCCGATGTCGGGTGGCGAGCGGCGCCGGGTCGCGCTGGCGGCCCTGCTCGTACGGGAAAGCGATCTGCTGATCCTCGACGAGCCCACCAACCACCTCGACGTGGCCGGTGTCGACTGGCTGGCCCGGCACCTGCTGACCCGTCGCGGCGCGCTGGTCGTCGTCACGCACGACCGCTGGTTCCTCGACGCCGTCTGCACGGCCACCTGGGAGGTCGTCGAGGAGCAGGTCCACGCGTACGAGGGCGGCTACGCGGCCTGGACCCTGGCGCGGGCCGAGCGGCAGCGGGTCGCCGCCGTGATCGAGGCCCGCCGGCAGAATTTGCTCCGCAAGGAGATCGCGTGGCTGCGCCGGGGCCCGCCCGCCCGCACGTCCAAGCCCCAGTTCCGCATCGACGCCGCCAACGCCCTGATCGCCGACGTGCCCCCGGTGCGCGACAAGGTCAGCCTGCAGCGGCTGGCCACCTCGCGCCTGGGCAAGCAGGTCTACGACCTCGAGGACGTCCGGTTGCAGGCCGGCCCCAAGACAATCCTCGACGGGCTGACCTGGCAGGTCGGCCCGGGTGACCGGTTCGCGATCCTGGGCGCCAACGGGGCCGGCAAGACCACCCTGTTGCGGTTGCTGGCCGGGGTCACCACGCCCGAGGGCGGCCGCCTGGTCACCGGCTCGACAGTGCGCGCGGCCTTCCTGTCGCAGGAGCTCAAGGAGCTGCCCGGCGATCTGCGCCTGCTCGAAGCGGTGGAAGAGGTGGCCAAGCGGGTCAAGCTGGGTGACCGCGAGCTCTCGGCGGGTCAGCTGGCCGAGGTGTTCGGCTTCACCGACAAGCGCATCTGGACCCCGGTGAGCGATCTCTCGGGTGGCGAGCGGCGCCGGTTGCAGTTGTTGCGCCTGCTGGCCGCCGAGCCTAACGTGCTGCTGCTCGACGAGCCCACCAACGACCTCGACACCGACACGCTGGCGGCCCTGGAAGACCTGCTCGACTCCTGGCCGGGCACGATGATCGTGGCCAGCCACGACCGCTACCTGGTGGAGCGCGTCACCGACACGGCGTACGGGATGTTCGGCGACGGCCGTCTCGTGCACCTGCCCGGTGGCATCGACGAGTACCTTGTGCGCGCTTCGTCCGGCCAAGGCCAAGCCCCTTCCCCGGTACGGGATGAGAAGCCCGGTCTGTCCGCCGGTGATCTGCGTCAGGCCCGCAAGGACCTGACCCGGCTCGAGCGTCAGCTGGGCAAGCTCGAGGAGCGCATCGTCAAGATCAACGAGAAGCTGGCCGAGCACGGCAGCGACTACGACAAGATCATGGAGTACGACGCGCAGCTCAAGGCCGTCCAGCAGGAGCGGGCCGAGGTCGAGGAGGCCTGGCTGGAACTGGCCGAGCAGGTGCCCGGAAACTGATCCGGGGGGTGTGCCTGCGCCGCTTGGGGGCAATACGCGAGAATCGGCGGGTACAACACCTGACCTTGGAGACGGACACCATGGCGCACACCCCGGTCAACCATCCGCTACGGCCTCTCTACCGCGCGCTCAGCCTGGTCGCGGGCGCCTACCTGGTCGTGTTCGGCGTGATCGGCCTGATTCAGACGTCCGGCGAGAGCTTCACCGGCGTGACCGGCGTGCGGGTCCTCGGCCAGGAGACCAACCTGCTGTGGTCGATCATCGCGCTGGTCGTCGGCATCGTGGTGGTGGCCGCGGGCGCGATGGGGCGCAACCTCGACGTCGCCGCGGGCAAATACCTCGGCTGGACTCTGCTGGTCATCGGCAGCTACGAGCTGGCCACCAACCGCACCGACGCCAACCTGTTCGGCTTCAGCATGTCCACCGTCGTGGTGACCTACATCGTGGGCCTGATCCTCATCCTGTCCAGCCTGTACGGCAAGGTCGCGCCGCAGGAGCAGGCCGGCGCGCCGCGCCAGGTGCGGGAGGGCCGGCCCGCCTGATGGCGCACTACCCCCTCAATCACCCCCTGCGTCCCCTCTACCGCCTGCTCGCCTTTCTGGCCGCGGCCTACCTGACGCTTTTCGGCGCCATTGGTGTCGGTGTCACGGCGGGTGACCCGTTGTTCCACCGTGGCGGCGACTGGGTGCTCGGTCTGCGCACCAACCCGGCCACGGCCTGGGTCAGCCTGCTGCTGGGCGTGGTGCTGCTGGTCGCCGTGGTCGTCGGCCGCAACCTCTACCACCAGGTCGCACTGGTGCTGGGCTGGGCGCTGGCCGGGTTCGCCATGGTCGTCATGGCCGTGATCCAGACCGACGCCAACGTGTTCAACTTCTCGATGATCAACGTCGTGGTGCTGGCCCTGCTCGGCTTGGTCGTCCTGACCGCGGGCCTCTACGGCAAGATCGGCCGCCCGGACGACGAGGCCGCTCGCTAACCCGTTTTCCTGGTCAGCAGGGTGGGTTTGGCCTCCAGGTGGGACAGGCCGTTCCAGGCCAGGTTGACCAGGTGGGCGGCCACCGTCTCCTTCTTGGGCTTGCGCGCCTCCCGCCACCACTGGCCGACCAGCGCCACCATGCCCACCAGGGCCTGCGAATAGAGCTCGGCCAGCTTGGGGTCGAGACCGCGCGCCTTGAACTCGGCGCCCAGAATGTGCTCGACCTGGTGGGCCACGTCGTTCATCACGCTCGAGAACGTGCCCGCGGGCGACAGCACCGGCGACTCGCGGGCCAGCACCCGGAAGCCGTGCGGTTCCTCCTCGATGTAGCCGAGCAGCGCCAGCGCCGCCTGTTCGAGCAGTTCCCGCGGGTGCCCGGCGGTCAGCGCGGCCGCGATCCGGTCGAGCAGCGCACGCACCTCGCGGTCGACGACCACCGCGTAGAGGCCTTCCTTGCCGCCGAAGTGCTCGTAGACCACCGGCTTGGACACCTTGGC from the Paractinoplanes abujensis genome contains:
- a CDS encoding TatD family hydrolase, which produces MSHMSSSPSESRREKSRRRSGEFPAEPEPLAVAVFDSHTHLDLTIQEAGGPGGAATDSIEALLTAAAKAGVDRIVQVGVDEASSRWGAELAARHPSVLAAVALHPNEAPRLSDLDSALRAIEALAAEPRVRGVGETGLDTFRTGEEGRAAQEASFRAHIAIAKRHGKALIIHDRDAHDDVLRVLDSEGAPETVVMHCFSGDAGFAAECVRRGFYLSFAGTVTFASAGNLREAAALTPLEQIMVETDAPYLTPVPYRGRPNASYLIPLTVRSLAATRGDDVDELCAAISANGERVFGPWR
- the rsmA gene encoding 16S rRNA (adenine(1518)-N(6)/adenine(1519)-N(6))-dimethyltransferase RsmA, giving the protein MADALLGPAEIRELAARLGVAPTKKLGQNFLHDPNTIRRIVTAAGLVPADVALEVGPGLGSLTLGLVGAVRHVHAVEIDPRLAAALPETVTAAHLTVHNADALHVRGADFDPAPTMLVANLPYNVAVPVVLHLLAELPTLRGGLVMVQKEVADRLVAGPGSKVYGVPSVKLAWYAEARAAGKVPPAVFWPVPNVDSGLVAFTRRTPPGDIERAAVFAVVDAAFAQRRKTLRAALAGWAGGAARAEELLVAAGISPQARGESLTVDEFVAIAAAAKLSPRGGKLSPSERQPEEVDL
- a CDS encoding Uma2 family endonuclease, encoding MTAQPAGPAVWSPDPIRQRRADHLLEDVLSLPDDAPRVELRDGVMIVVPSPTLGHQNIGNLLWLWFRQNAPKEFVAGTAVGVAVTLQDSLEPDVLLLHQPVNMSNHFFLPAQVAIAVEIVSPGTKRRDRFDKPSEYAALGIPHFWRIEQGPIHVHAYDLANGRYEPAGDSDTELSLNAPFEIKLPIRDITP
- a CDS encoding 4-(cytidine 5'-diphospho)-2-C-methyl-D-erythritol kinase, which produces MTEAWGPDDDEPRRYNGPVRVRVPAKINLHLGVGPLRDDGFHELNTVYHAISLFDEITARPGDTLTLTMEGEGTGTLALDETNLIIRAVRALAARARVPAYARLHLRKSIPLAGGLAGGSADAAATLLACDLLWGTGLTREELAEVGATLGSDVPFLLHGGTALGTGHGEAISPILARPTTWHWVVALADGGLSTPEVYRKLDDLRAGSWPPKALGDADELMAALRQRDPEVLGAALGNDLQAAALALRPELADVLKCGNEAGAVAGLVSGSGPTCVFLATGAAHAAQVAAGLNAAGVCREAVTARGPMPGARVT
- a CDS encoding ABC-F family ATP-binding cassette domain-containing protein, which encodes MANIINLDRVNKGYGAAGQLLTDVSLGLDDDARIGIVGLNGAGKSTLLRLLAKSEEPDSGRVTHRRDLRVATLPQTLDLAGELTVRDVVLGTAWLAQGMGAEHEWAGDAGVRAILDGLGMPHLGLDTPVGPMSGGERRRVALAALLVRESDLLILDEPTNHLDVAGVDWLARHLLTRRGALVVVTHDRWFLDAVCTATWEVVEEQVHAYEGGYAAWTLARAERQRVAAVIEARRQNLLRKEIAWLRRGPPARTSKPQFRIDAANALIADVPPVRDKVSLQRLATSRLGKQVYDLEDVRLQAGPKTILDGLTWQVGPGDRFAILGANGAGKTTLLRLLAGVTTPEGGRLVTGSTVRAAFLSQELKELPGDLRLLEAVEEVAKRVKLGDRELSAGQLAEVFGFTDKRIWTPVSDLSGGERRRLQLLRLLAAEPNVLLLDEPTNDLDTDTLAALEDLLDSWPGTMIVASHDRYLVERVTDTAYGMFGDGRLVHLPGGIDEYLVRASSGQGQAPSPVRDEKPGLSAGDLRQARKDLTRLERQLGKLEERIVKINEKLAEHGSDYDKIMEYDAQLKAVQQERAEVEEAWLELAEQVPGN
- a CDS encoding DUF4383 domain-containing protein; its protein translation is METDTMAHTPVNHPLRPLYRALSLVAGAYLVVFGVIGLIQTSGESFTGVTGVRVLGQETNLLWSIIALVVGIVVVAAGAMGRNLDVAAGKYLGWTLLVIGSYELATNRTDANLFGFSMSTVVVTYIVGLILILSSLYGKVAPQEQAGAPRQVREGRPA
- a CDS encoding DUF4383 domain-containing protein, encoding MAHYPLNHPLRPLYRLLAFLAAAYLTLFGAIGVGVTAGDPLFHRGGDWVLGLRTNPATAWVSLLLGVVLLVAVVVGRNLYHQVALVLGWALAGFAMVVMAVIQTDANVFNFSMINVVVLALLGLVVLTAGLYGKIGRPDDEAAR
- a CDS encoding TetR/AcrR family transcriptional regulator, with amino-acid sequence MSAAQRREQLIAIGRQLFAERGFDATSVEEVAARAKVSKPVVYEHFGGKEGLYAVVVDREVRALLDRIAAALTAGHPRELLEQAALALLGYIEEEPHGFRVLARESPVLSPAGTFSSVMNDVAHQVEHILGAEFKARGLDPKLAELYSQALVGMVALVGQWWREARKPKKETVAAHLVNLAWNGLSHLEAKPTLLTRKTG